A region from the Triticum aestivum cultivar Chinese Spring chromosome 3D, IWGSC CS RefSeq v2.1, whole genome shotgun sequence genome encodes:
- the LOC123074244 gene encoding protein PHLOEM PROTEIN 2-LIKE A1, with protein MGAAPSRQEASTASSPTGDGRVEPTALSASTPSDTANQAQSKRAPAPHVFREIVAGENVADIAALEDQVSKGIFLAGKTKKYWVDERTRHNCFMLFPRGLHITWSEDPKYWTWHPLKEGSDAEAGIETVALQNVCWLEVQGKLELSHLTPGVTYEVFFEIKIDDPACGWSTPVNFRLKFPDGTIQQHKENLEEKPRGKWLLVKVGEVKPHKGQNGEAEISMFEYDGGQWKRGLLIKGIKITPKE; from the exons ATGGGGGCAGCGCCGTCGAGACAGGAGGCGTCCACCGCCTCGTCGCCCACCGGTGATGGCCGTGTCGAGCCGACAGCGCTCAGCGCTTCTACTCCTTCCGACACCGCCAACCAGGCCCAGTCCAAGAGGGCGCCGGCTCCTCACGTGTTCCGGGAGATCGTCGCCGGGGAGAATGTCGCCGACATAGCCGCGCTGGAAGATCAGGTCTCCAAGGGGATCTTCTTGGCCGGGAAAACAAAG AAGTACTGGGTGGACGAAAGGACCAGGCACAACTGCTTCATGCTGTTCCCCAGAGGCCTACACATCACCTGGAGCGAAGACCCCAAGTACTGGACTTGGCACCCCCTGAAAGAAGGAAG TGACGCCGAAGCCGGAATCGAGACGGTGGCACTGCAGAACGTTTGTTGGCTGGAGGTCCAAGGGAAGCTGGAGCTGTCCCATCTCACGCCAGGAGTCACCTACGAGGTCTTCTTTGAGATAAAGATCGATGACCCGGCCTGCGGGTGGTCGACCCCGGTGAACTTCCGGCTGAAGTTCCCCGACGGGACGATCCAGCAGCACAAGGAGAACCTGGAGGAGAAGCCCAGGGGGAAGTGGCTGCTGGTCAAGGTTGGGGAGGTTAAGCCGCACAAGGGGCAGAATGGAGAGGCAGAGATCTCCATGTTTGAGTATGACGGTGGGCAGTGGAAGAGGGGGCTCCTCATCAAGGGCATCAAGATCACCCCCAAAGAATGA
- the LOC123074245 gene encoding protein FAR-RED ELONGATED HYPOCOTYL 3-like produces MTLVDMILHYENAVVRIRENEARDDCTASQSLPVPVTSSRELEIAASHVFTPANFYMLQADLRKIGGMEIVEIKLGDGSQQYIVAWKNNRKSRFWVEYTPVNSAETIRCSCRRMIRKGLPCKHIFHVLKYLNISEIPKCLVLVRFTKDARLGLPARRTSDLLGFGWTGAAERMKYSQVSVLASEAMHAACKHPTLWDQLQESLKAVIAKSHEYDQLKENLSKKTADLSTCAIEYVDDGEGNIVEVHDPIKVSTKGATKVDENRPMSKNGRPLSYDEIRIRCGACKLLGHTKRSKKCKLNKKSVVGEEE; encoded by the exons atgaccctggtggatatgattttgcactatgagaacGCCGTTGTACGTATCCGTGAGAATGAGGCACGAGATGATtgcacggcctcacagagtttaccggtgccagttactagctcgagggaacttgagatagctgcttctcacgtcttcactccagcaaacttctatatgttgcaagctGATCTTAGGAAAATTGGtggcatggagattgtagaaataaagctcggagacggatcacagcagtacatcgtggcctggaagaataaccggaagagccgtttttgggtggagtacactccagtaaattccgcagaaactataaggtgcagctgcagaagaatgattcgaaagggtctaccttgcaagcacatattccatgtactgaagtacttgaatatatctgaaataccaaagtgtttagttcttgtgcGGTTCACGAAAGAcgcaaggttgggactgcccgcCAGGCGCACAAGCGATCTGTTGGGATTTGGATGGACTGGAGCAGctgaaagaatgaaatatagccaggtcagtgtgttGGCTTCAGAAGCTATGCATGCAGCATGCAAACACCCAactttgtgggatcagttacaggagAGTTTGAAGGCCGTGATAGCTAAGAGCCATGAGTATGATCAGCTAAAGGAAAATTTGAGTAAGAAAACGGCTGATCTTAGTACTTGTGCAATTGAATATGTAGATGATGGTGAAGGCAACATAGTTGAAGTTCATGATCCTATTAAAGTATCAACGAAAGGTGCAACTAAGGTAGATGAGAACCGCCCTATGTCGAAAAATGGTAGGCCACTTTCGTACGACGAGATCAGAATCAGGTGCGGCGCATGCAAATTGCTAGGGCACACTAAACGcagcaagaaatgcaaactaaataAGAA AAGCGTGGTGGGCGAAGAAGAGTAG